Within Blattabacterium cuenoti, the genomic segment CCAGTAACGACGACTCTCTTTAATTCCTCTATACCTCCCATAAACAAAATAATAAATATTATTATTCATTTTTCTTTTTTTTAAGAATCAGGAACTTCACCTTTTTTTTCTTGATTTTTATTCATCTTTTCTTTCTCATTTAAAAGATCTTCTATTGCCTGTATAGCTTCACCGACAGTAGTAATTTTCTCCGCTTTTTCATCAGAAATACTAATATTAAATTCTTTTTCGAACTCCATAATAAGTTCCACTATATCTAAGGAATCTGCACCTAAATCATTAGTAAAGCTAGCTGTTGGAAGAATTTCATTTTCTTCTACACTTAATTTTTCTACGATAAGAGCATTGACTCTTGATGCAATATCAGACATAGAATCTATAGTTTTTGTTTTTTTTTATGATACAAAATTAGTAAACTTTTGTAAATCATATATAAATTTGTCTTTCATAGAAATTCAATAACAAAATATGAGTTCTCTTTCTATAGAAAATTACGGAATCCTAAATTCTTCAAATTATTGTCAATTATCTCCTGATGAATTACAAAACATAATTATTAAAAATGGAATGGGAATGGAAACAAAATCAGGAGTATTGGCTATTAATACTGGTTCTTTTACTGGAAGATCTCCTAAAGATAGATTTATTGTTAAAGATCGTATTACAGAAAATAAAATTTGGTGGGATGAAAAATTTAATCAATCATTTGATCAAAAAAAATTTGATAATTTGTATCAAAAACTCGTTCATTATTTATCTGGTAAAAAATTATATGTAAGAGATGGTTATCTTTGCTCGGATAAACGTTATCAGCTGAATATTCGTTCTATTAGTGAATATCCTTGGTCTGATCTATTTATACATAATCTTTTTTTAAGGATTCCAAAAATTGGAAGAATCCTTCCAGATTGGTTATTGTTATGTGCTCCTGGATTTTATGCTAATCCAATAACGGATGGAACACGGAAAAAAAATTTTTCTATATTAAATTTCTTAAAAAAAATTATATTAATTGGTGGATCTGGATATACAGGAGAAATAAAAAAATCCATTT encodes:
- a CDS encoding acyl carrier protein; this translates as MSDIASRVNALIVEKLSVEENEILPTASFTNDLGADSLDIVELIMEFEKEFNISISDEKAEKITTVGEAIQAIEDLLNEKEKMNKNQEKKGEVPDS